In Amycolatopsis sp. FBCC-B4732, the genomic stretch CCTTTAGGTTCGTCTCCATGAAGAAGGTGGAACTGGGCCGGACCGGTCAGCACGTCAGCCAGGTGTCGCTGGGCTGCATGACGATGGGCACGTCGACCGGCGAACCGGCGTCGGCCCGCATCCTGGACGCGTACCTCGACGCCGGGGGCGACTTCCTCGACACGGCGAACTGCTACGCCTGGTGGGCCGGGCCGTCTTGCACCGGCGGCGAAAGCGAAGCCCTGCTCGGCCGGCTCATGAAGGGCCGCCGGGACCGGGTCTTCCTGGCGACGAAGGTCTCCGCGCAACCCCTGGACCTGCCCGCGGCCCGCGCCGCCGCCCGCCCCGACGGCACGACGGACTGGGAAGCCCGGGAGCGGACGTACGAAGGCGCGAGCGCCGCGGTGATCCGGCGTTCGGTGGAGGAAAGCCTGCGGCGCTTGGGAACGGACCACATCGACCTGTACTACGTCCACGTCGACCTCCGCCGCGAACCGCTGGAGGAGACCCTGTCCGCTTTGGACGGTCTGGTCCGCGCGGGAAAGGTCCGGTACACGGGTTGGAGCAACGTCCGCGCGTGGCGCCTCGAACGCATCCGCGCCTTGGCCGCGGCGAACGGCTGGGCGTCCCCGGTCGCGGTCCAGGTCCAGCACTCGTACCTGCGGCCGACGGGCGCCGACGTCCCGTCGATCGCGGGCGGCGAGCTCCTGGACTGGCTTTCGCTGCACCCGGACGTCTCCCTGGCCGCGTATTCCGCCCTGCTGCGCGGGATCTACGACGACGCGGCCTACCGGGAGTCCACTCCGATCTGGCGCGCGTACGCCGGTCCGGACTCCGAAGCGCGGCTGGCCGCGGTGGCGAAGGTGGCCTCCGCGCTCGACGCGTCCGGCAACCAGGTGGCGCTGGCGTGGTTGCTCCACAAGGGAGTGATCCCGCTGATCGGCCCGCGAACCTGGGAGCACTACGAGTCGATCGCGCCGGCGTTCACTTTGGAGCTCACCGAGGAGCACCTGTCCCTTTTGGACAACGCGTGATCAGTCCAGCAGGCGCTGTTCCTTGGCGACGGCGACGGCACCGGACCGGGTGTCCACTTCGAGCTTCGCGTAGATCCGGCTCAGGTGCGTCTTCACGGTCGCTTCGCTGATGAACAGCGCGCGGGCGATCTCCCGGTTGCCGAGCCCGTCGGCGAGCTGCCGGAGGATGTCCCGTTCGCGGGCGGTCAGCGCGGGCCGCGGCGTGCGCAGCTGCGCCATCATCCGGTCGGCGACCACCGGGGACACCGCGGTGCGCCCGGCCGCGGCCGCCTCGATCGCCGCGTACAGCTCGTTGGCGGACCCGGCTTTCAGCAGGTAGCCGGTCGCCCCGGCGGCGATCGCGCGGCTGATGTCGGCGTCGGTGTCGTACGTCGTCAGCACGAGGATCCGGGGCGCACTGGGGGTGCCCCGGATCCGGCGCGTGGCTTCGATCCCGTCGATGCCGGCGCCGAGCTGGATGTCCATCAGGACGACGTCGGGGTGCACGGCGGCGGCGGTCGCGGCGGCTTCCTCCCCGCTCGCGGTCTCGGCGACGACCTCGATGCCGTCGGCGCCGGCGAGCAGGGCGCGCAGCCCGGCGCGGACGACGGCGTGGTCGTCGCAGACGAGCACCCTGATGGTCACTGCGCTGCCTCCACCGGGATCGCGGCCGAAACCACCGTGCCCTGGCCGGGCGCGGACTCCACGGTCAGCGTGCCACCGAGCTGCCGGGCCCGGACGCGCATGGCGGGCAGCCCGTGTCCCCGGTCGCCTCGGGGCGAGGCCTCGGCGAACCCGCGCCCGTCGTCGGCGACGTCCAGCACGACCTGGTCGTCGAGGTAGGTGAGGGTGAGCACGACGCGGCCGGCCTCGGCGTGCTCGCGCGCGTTGGCCAGCGCGCCCTGGGCGATCCGGACCACAGTGGACTGGACGCGCTCCGGCAGCGGCCGCTCGTCGCCGTCGATGCGGACGTCGACCGGCAGCCCGGCCCGGCCGGCCACCGCGCGCAACGCCGCCTCGAGCGTGGCGTCGACGAGGTCGGCGGGCGCGAGGTCCTGCACCAGCCGCCGGGCTTCGGACAGGTTGCCCGCGCCGATGCGCTGCGCGGCACGCAGGTGCTCACGGGCCAGCTCGGGCCGCTCCCAGGCCTGGTCGGCGGCCTGCAGCAGCATCGACTGGCTGGACAGGCCCTGCGCGAGGGCGTCGTGCAGCTCCCGGGAAACGCGGTGCCGCTCGGCCAGCACGCCGGCGCGGCGCTCGGATTCACGCAGCCGCTCGGCCTGCCGCCGCATGAAGGTGATCACCGCGGCGGTGACCGCGGCGATGGCGATCGGCACGATGGTCAGGTTCGGGTCGAAGCCGTCGGCCAGCCGGTTCTGCGACACGACGACCAGCGCCGTGATCACGCCGACGAGCGCGAGGGCCTGCCCGGTCGGCAGCGTCCGCAGGCCGGTGACCAGCAACGGGATCGCCGACCAGGCGAAGCTGGGTGCGAGCACCACCAGGACGATCCAGAGCGCCAGCACGACGGTCAGCCAGACGAGGTGCCGCTCGACGAACAGGCCGGCGCCGTACGCGACGACCAGGGCCGCGGTGAACCCGATCACCCACGGCTGCAGGGGCGTGCCTTCGTGGCGGGTCAGGAACCGCACCGCCGAAGCGAGTACCAGCAGGAGGAACGCCGAGTGCATGACCGCGGCGAGCCACCGCGCGTCGGCGTCGGCTCCGCTCATGCCGTCCATGCTCGCTCCTTCCGTCTCCAGCACCAGCCTCGACCAGCCCCGATGTCCGCGCATCATCCGAACGGATGACCTCGGTGTCGATCGGTTTGATGACGAAAAGGACCTGGTGGCGGGCGGAAGCTGGAGTCATCGAACCCCGATCCGAGGAGCAGACCGTGATCTCGACCCGCACCCGCATCGCCACCACCGTCGCCGGGCTGGCCGCCGTCGGCGCCACCGCCGTCGGTGCCGTCTCGGCCACCGCGGCCCCGGCCCCGGCCACGCCGAAGGGGGTCATCCAGACCTCGCACCTGTCGATCGCCGCCGCCACGAAGGGCGCGCAGGCCGCGCTGGACGCCGCCACGAAGGCGGGCCAGCGCGTGTCGGTCGCCGTGGTGGACCGCGACGGCACCACCGTCCTGACCCTGCGCGGCGACGGCGCGGGCCCGCAGTCCTACAGCTCGGCGCAGCAAAAGGCGTTCACGGCGGTCTCGTGGAACGCGAAGACGTCCGAGCTGGTCGGCCGCCTCCAACAGGCCCCGACGCTGAAGGACATCGACGGCACCCTGTTCCTGGCCGGCGCCGTCCCGGTGACCGCGGGCAGCACCCCGATCGCCGCGATCGGGGTCGCCGGTGCGCCCTCCGGCGCACAGGACGAGTCGTTCGCGCAGGCCGGCGTGGACGCCATCGGCAAGTGACTAGCGTGGCTCCCATGTGGATCCGAGATGTCCGGCCCTGGGGCGGCGAACGCAGTGACGTCGAGCTGAACGGCGACCGGATCGCGGCGGTCCGCCCGCACGACCCGGCGCCGGTCCCCGGTGCGGTCGAAGGCCGCGGCCGCCTGCTGTTCCCGGCGTTCAGCGACGTCCACGTGCACCTCGATTCGACGCGGATCGGACTGCCGTTCCGGCCGCACACCGGCGCCCCGGGCGTCTGGGCGATGATGACGAACGACCGGGAGAACTGGCGCACGGCGGAGGTCCCGCTGCCCGAGCGGGTGGCGGGCACGCTGGAGCGGATGATCGCCAACGGCACCACGCGGGTGCGCAGCTACGCGCAGGTCGACGTCGACTGCGGGCTGGAGAAGCTCGACGCCGTGCTGGCCGCGCGCGAGAAGTTCGCCGGCCAGGCGGAGGTGCACGTCATGGCGTTCGCGCAGGCGGGCATCCTGCGCGAACCGGGCACCCTGGACGTCCTCGACGCGGCGATGCGCTCCGGCGCGACGGTCATCGGCGGCATCGATCCGTGCACTGTGGACCGCGACCCCAAGGGCCACCTGGACGCCGTCTTCGGCCTGGCGGAGAAGCACCAGGCGGAGATCGACATCCACCTGCACGAGCCGGGCCACCTCGGGCTGTTCTCGACGGACCTGGTGCTCGAGCGCGTCCGGGCGCTGGACATGCGGGGCAAGGTCACCATGTCCCACGCCTACGACCTCGGCTCGATCTCCGAGTCCGTCAGCCGCCGGGTGATCGACGACTTCGCTTCCCTGGACATCGCGATGACGACGGTGGCACCGTCGGCAGCCGGGC encodes the following:
- a CDS encoding amidohydrolase family protein; its protein translation is MWIRDVRPWGGERSDVELNGDRIAAVRPHDPAPVPGAVEGRGRLLFPAFSDVHVHLDSTRIGLPFRPHTGAPGVWAMMTNDRENWRTAEVPLPERVAGTLERMIANGTTRVRSYAQVDVDCGLEKLDAVLAAREKFAGQAEVHVMAFAQAGILREPGTLDVLDAAMRSGATVIGGIDPCTVDRDPKGHLDAVFGLAEKHQAEIDIHLHEPGHLGLFSTDLVLERVRALDMRGKVTMSHAYDLGSISESVSRRVIDDFASLDIAMTTVAPSAAGQLSLLDLVAAGVRIGLGEDGQRDYWSPYGNCDLLDRTWQLAFTRGFRRDADIELALAVATTGGASIMSRDVPRLAGVDDRPGLAVGDRADLVLVDGETPTSAVMDRGRDRTVLHDGVVVADGLAVLKP
- a CDS encoding heme-binding protein codes for the protein MISTRTRIATTVAGLAAVGATAVGAVSATAAPAPATPKGVIQTSHLSIAAATKGAQAALDAATKAGQRVSVAVVDRDGTTVLTLRGDGAGPQSYSSAQQKAFTAVSWNAKTSELVGRLQQAPTLKDIDGTLFLAGAVPVTAGSTPIAAIGVAGAPSGAQDESFAQAGVDAIGK
- a CDS encoding response regulator transcription factor, encoding MTIRVLVCDDHAVVRAGLRALLAGADGIEVVAETASGEEAAATAAAVHPDVVLMDIQLGAGIDGIEATRRIRGTPSAPRILVLTTYDTDADISRAIAAGATGYLLKAGSANELYAAIEAAAAGRTAVSPVVADRMMAQLRTPRPALTARERDILRQLADGLGNREIARALFISEATVKTHLSRIYAKLEVDTRSGAVAVAKEQRLLD
- a CDS encoding sensor histidine kinase; translated protein: MDGMSGADADARWLAAVMHSAFLLLVLASAVRFLTRHEGTPLQPWVIGFTAALVVAYGAGLFVERHLVWLTVVLALWIVLVVLAPSFAWSAIPLLVTGLRTLPTGQALALVGVITALVVVSQNRLADGFDPNLTIVPIAIAAVTAAVITFMRRQAERLRESERRAGVLAERHRVSRELHDALAQGLSSQSMLLQAADQAWERPELAREHLRAAQRIGAGNLSEARRLVQDLAPADLVDATLEAALRAVAGRAGLPVDVRIDGDERPLPERVQSTVVRIAQGALANAREHAEAGRVVLTLTYLDDQVVLDVADDGRGFAEASPRGDRGHGLPAMRVRARQLGGTLTVESAPGQGTVVSAAIPVEAAQ
- a CDS encoding aldo/keto reductase; this encodes MKKVELGRTGQHVSQVSLGCMTMGTSTGEPASARILDAYLDAGGDFLDTANCYAWWAGPSCTGGESEALLGRLMKGRRDRVFLATKVSAQPLDLPAARAAARPDGTTDWEARERTYEGASAAVIRRSVEESLRRLGTDHIDLYYVHVDLRREPLEETLSALDGLVRAGKVRYTGWSNVRAWRLERIRALAAANGWASPVAVQVQHSYLRPTGADVPSIAGGELLDWLSLHPDVSLAAYSALLRGIYDDAAYRESTPIWRAYAGPDSEARLAAVAKVASALDASGNQVALAWLLHKGVIPLIGPRTWEHYESIAPAFTLELTEEHLSLLDNA